In Fusarium fujikuroi IMI 58289 draft genome, chromosome FFUJ_chr08, one genomic interval encodes:
- a CDS encoding related to protein TOL, whose translation MASLNLKRAPYPTGDTEDDIRKDPKLCRTCWNLYGGSTATAVPLAGIAMHENSGSINAGRAATAGNLDEAPTWAGQGRIDYASWQISVYLPDIPGTVAGGCPSCFLLQETLKKLTKGSVDPSDPELWLDIVFCKGNVLRMKLIRGSPPDDFDMFSSGGGSTDGDVLESFEIYTLPGSPCPWPTIGSSMNVERPDWSLPAEIGGHASHIEPDPTSKSSFDRVKSWIKTCKHTHTICTEGEASSNPQLPKRVIDIGPDTNDGIHIFVHDDATQQITEPYIALSHCWGKTQHLISTKATLDQWKQNIPFDRFAKTFQDAVIISRELGIRYVWIDSLCIVQDDKQDWEIEAAKMASIYNGAELVLAATGSADGAGGCLFQREPFVTVSGTCPDGMPFEIYGRKVVKHAVFGWNTDPNGSKGSSNPIVGTTVSEVYDYPLMTRAWCFQERLLATRILHYTKSEMIFDCLSSMECECGALEKHENDPLVPARRIMKTGHKFITGTKSYRGSSTNPAAPLQGEVKEFIEHHELWRDLIVQYSQKNITKRTDGLPAVAGLATEWSNKLTGRYLAGLWERDLLNNLRWMPDEKDSGEEPEYIAPSWSWLSVHRGVTWGVESFEFDKFFVTVDFDRTACPLSGHNQFGAVDSGYIFLTGRVMPITFSIDGNMVWLEKPGYDTRKPFDRPDSLWRLRNLKNNELFCLRFSTRMSTRNAWDDDAAMVLVKADDTILKKQPEEVQKFENVYQRVGFITNYMTQGWNHERDSKEMGMFII comes from the exons ATGGCctcactcaacctcaagcgAGCACCATACCCAACCGGGGATACTGAAGATGATATTCGAAAAGACCCGAAACTTTGCCGAACATGCTGGAATCTATACGGAGGTTCGACTGCCACTGCTGTTCCTCTGGCTGGTATAGCTATGCACGAAAATTCTGGTTCCATCAACGCAGGCAGAGCGGCTACGGCTGGTAATCTAGATGAAGCTCCTACTTGGGCAGGGCAAGGTCGCATCGACTATGCTTCGTGGCAGATCAGCGTCTATCTGCCTGATATTCCTGGGACAGTAGCTGGAGGTTGCCCTTCTTGTTTCCTTCTCCAAGAGActttgaagaagttgaccAAAGGATCAGTGGATCCCAGTGATCCTGAGCTATGGCTGGACATTGTCTTCTGTAAGGGGAACGTCTTAAGGATGAAGCTTATCCGTGGGAGCCCTCCTGACGACTTTGACATGTTTTCATCCGGCGGCGGAAGCACGGATGGAGAcgttcttgagagcttcgagatatACACCCTCCCTG GTTCGCCCTGCCCATGGCCAACTATTGGCTCATCGATGAACGTTGAACGCCCTGACTGGAGTCTTCCTGCTGAAATTGGTGGACATGCAAGCCATATCGAGCCAGATCCAACTTCCAAGTCATCTTTCGACAGGGTCAAAAGCTGGATCAAAACCTGCAAACATACTCACACAATCTGCACAGAAGGCGAGGCTTCATCAAACCCGCAGCTGCCAAAGCGAGTCATAGATATAGGGCCTGATACCAACGACGGAATCCATATCTTTGTTCACGATGACGCCACGCAGCAGATTACAGAACCATATATTGCGTTATCTCATTGCTGGGGAAAGACTCAGCACTTGATCTCGACAAAGGCAACTCTTGACCAGTGGAAGCAAAACATTCCGTTCGACCGCTTCGCCAAAACATTCCAAGATGCTGTTATCATCTCGAGAGAGTTGGGCATTCGATATGTCTGGATAGACTCTCTTTGCATCGTTCAAGATGACAAGCAAGACTGGGAAATCGAAGCAGCGAAGATGGCGTCCATCTATAACGGTGCAGAGCTTGTACTAGCGGCCACTGGATCCGCTGATGGGGCTGGTGGCTGTCTATTTCAAAGAGAGCCTTTCGTCACAGTTTCCGGAACATGTCCCGACGGAATGCCATTTGAGATCTATGGACGAAAGGTGGTGAAGCATGCAGTCTTTGGTTGGAACACAGACCCCAACGGCTCCAAAGGATCATCAAATCCTATTGTTGGAACCACGGTCTCTGAGGTCTATGATTATCCTTTGATGACAAGGGCTTGGTGTTTCCAGGAAAGGCTCTTGGCAACTCGAATTCTCCACTACACCAAGAGTGAGATGATCTTCGACTGTCTATCTTCAATGGAGTGCGAGTGCGGTGCTCTGGAGAAACATGAGAATGACCCACTGGTACCTGCTCGTCGAATCATGAAGACAGGACACAAATTCATCACCGGAACAAAGAGCTACCGAGGCTCATCTACCAATCCCGCAGCTCCTCTACAAGGAGAGGTCAAAGAGTTCATAGAGCATCATGAACTTTGGCGAGACTTGATTGTTCAGTATTCCCAAAAGAATATTACCAAGCGAACCGATGGTCTTCCAGCCGTTGCAGGATTGGCTACTGAGTGGTCTAATAAACTTACAGGAAGATACCTCGCAGGTCTTTGGGAGAGGGATCTGCTCAACAATTTACGCTGGATGCCAGATGAAAAAGACTCGGGTGAGGAACCAGAGTACATTGCACCGAGCTGGAGCTGGCTCAGCGTTCATCGTGGTGTGACATGGGGAGTTGAGAGCTTTGAGTTTGACAAGTTCTTTGTGACCGTAGATTTTGATCGTACAGCATGCCCTCTTAGCGGGCACAACCAGTTTGGAGCCGTGGACTCTGGGTACATCTTTCTCACCGGCCGTGTCATGCCTATAACCTTTTCCATCGATGGAAATATGGTTTGGTTAGAAAAACCAGGGTATGATACAAGAAAACCATTTGACAGGCCGGATAGCCTTTGGAGACTGCGAAACCTGAAGAATAATGAGCTATTCTGCCTCAGATTTTCGACAAGAATGAGCACGAGAAATGCTTGGGATGACGATGcggcgatggtgttggtCAAAGCAGATGATACGATTTTAAAGAAGCAGCCCGAAGAGGTTCAGAAGTTTGAAAATGTTTATCAGAGGGTCGGATTTATCACGAATTATATGACCCAGGGCTGGAATCATGAGAGGGACTCGAAGGAGATGGGGATGTTCATCATTTAG
- a CDS encoding related to dis1-suppressing protein kinase dsk1, translating to MCSLSDTSLNLETDPDFPDDFQSPQINSEYPMYGVGGYHPVHLGDLYDGGRYRIVHKIGAGDTSMIWLARDSSSWSWVALRILMADQPSSIEENITKCLTILTQHDQEAGDPRFITCTRYFHIDGPNGRHLCLVLPFCGPSLHSLSNYMNSRMKPHFVQALAYQATEILRDLHAHGICHGNIRPGNLLLRIRNLDHLNDQGIYRLLGQPKIDELKTESGRIPGPEAPRYIVGFLDFMSSGEDILLNEVSLIGFDHAFEISSPRTSEPLPEFLAPEVAVGKPASPASDVWALGVTILNMRSGISLFPYHVDCAAHLITECLKYFGELPNSWEEPFYDEEGRPTSDEAAGRAREVSDEIHSLKQWICDIWDEPTQVNENESTPAAPFIVQDEDRSLPKSCEWLNDDISSIINYDPQDIDCLAAVHDNTKRPYPRHYANRVWKPSAFKINGTYLPEDGGVGWFAYLPGNSDVEDNLKALPRISTREADMLYDLLRKIFVYVGRISAEDILGHPWFGMV from the coding sequence ATGTGTTCCTTATCGGATACCAGTCTTAATCTCGAAACAGATCCTGATTTCCCAGATGATTTCCAATCGCCACAAATCAACTCCGAATATCccatgtacggagtaggaGGGTACCATCCTGTTCATCTCGGCGATCTCTATGATGGCGGCCGTTATCGTATCGTCCATAAGATTGGTGCTGGTGATACCTCTATGATATGGCTGGCGCGCGATTCTTCGAGTTGGAGTTGGGTAGCTCTTAGGATCCTGATGGCCGACCAACCGTCAAGCATCGAAGAGAACATAACCAAGTGCCTCACCATTCTGACTCAACACGaccaagaagcaggagatcCTCGGTTCATTACCTGTACGCGATACTTCCACATTGATGGTCCCAATGGCCGTCATCTCTGCTTGGTTCTTCCCTTCTGTGGTCCAAGTTTGCATTCTTTGTCGAATTATATGAACAGCAGGATGAAGCCACACTTTGTTCAAGCACTCGCCTACCAAGCAACAGAGATTTTAAGGGATTTGCATGCCCATGGCATATGCCATGGGAACATTCGACCAGGAAACCTACTGCTGCGAATTCGGAATCTGGACCATCTCAACGACCAAGGAATTTATCGACTGCTTGGGCAGCCCAAAATTGACGAATTGAAGACCGAGTCTGGCAGGATCCCAGGTCCGGAAGCTCCTCGCTATATTGTCGGCTTTCTCGATTTCATGTCAAGTGGCGAGGATATTCTGCTGAACGAAGTAAGCCTTATTGGGTTTGATCACGCGTTCGAAATTTCGTCACCGAGGACAAGTGAGCCCCTGCCTGAATTTCTGGCGCCTGAGGTAGCTGTAGGGAAGCCAGCCAGCCCAGCAAGTGATGTTTGGGCACTGGGTGTCACGATTCTCAACATGCGTTCAGGCATCTCACTGTTCCCCTATCATGTCGATTGCGCAGCACATCTCATTACAGAGTGTTTGAAGTATTTTGGAGAACTACCAAATTCTTGGGAAGAGCCCTTTTACGACGAAGAGGGGCGGCCGACATCAGATGAAGCTGCGGGCCGTGCAAGGGAAGTATCTGATGAGATTCACTCGCTGAAGCAATGGATCTGCGATATCTGGGACGAACCAACCCAAGTGAATGAGAATGAGTCAACGCCAGCAGCGCCATTTAttgtccaagatgaagatagaTCGCTTCCCAAAAGCTGCGAGTGGCTAAACGACGATatttcttccatcatcaactatgATCCTCAAGACATAGATTGTCTGGCCGCCGTACATGACAATACTAAAAGACCATACCCGCGACACTACGCCAATCGGGTTTGGAAGCCATCTGCATTCAAAATTAACGGTACCTACCTCCCAGAAGACGGGGGAGTAGGGTGGTTCGCCTACCTGCCAGGAAATAGTGATGTGGAGGATAACCTAAAAGCATTGCCAAGAATATCAACTCGAGAAGCGGATATGCTATATGATCTTTTGAGAAAGATTTTCGTGTATGTAGGACGCATAAGTGCGGAGGATATCTTGGGTCACCCCTGGTTCGGGATGGTTTAG
- a CDS encoding probable histone acetyltransferase → MATATMTVTAAPIKKKPDMAPESERFLRCCADVANALIEDHEASKAGRATRDINLNSLRNKLAKKHKLQNIPPLTAIIASIPEHYKKYILPKLIAKPIRTSSGIAVVAVMCKPHRCPHIAYTGNICVYCPGGPDSDFEYSTQSYTGYEPTSMRAIRARYDPFEQARGRVDQLKSLGHSVDKVEYIIMGGTFMSLSESYREEFIAQLHNALSGYQTTNVDEAVEAGEMSNIKCVGITIETRPDYCLQPHLSDMLRYGCTRLEVGVQSLYEDVARDSNRGHTVAAVAETFCLAKDAGYKVVSHMMPDLPNVGMERDIDQFREYFENPAFRTDGLKIYPTLVIRGTGLYELWRTGRYQNYTPNGLIDLIARIMALIPPWTRIYRVQRDIPMPLVTSGVENGNLRELALARMKDFGTTCRDVRTREVGVNEIKNKIRPNQIELVRRDYVANGGWETFLAYEDPKQDILVALLRLRKCTEKYTYREELTGQPTSMVRELHVYGTAVPVHARDPRKFQHQGFGTLLMEEAERIAIEEHGSDKISVISGVGVRSYYKKLGFWLDGPYMSKWLDGREQPE, encoded by the coding sequence atggccaCCGCCACCATGACCGTGACGGCCGCGccgatcaagaagaagcccgaCATGGCTCCCGAGAGCGAGCGCTTCCTGCGATGCTGCGCCGACGTCGCGAATGCTCTCATCGAAGACCACGAAGCCAGCAAGGCTGGCCGAGCCACACGCGATATCAACCTCAATTCTCTGCGAAACAAactcgccaagaagcacaagctcCAGAACATCCCACCTTTGACCGCCATCATCGCCTCCATTCCCGAACACTACAAGAAATACATTTTGCCAAAGCTCATTGCGAAGCCCATTCGAACGTCTTCTGGTATTGCTGTTGTCGCTGTCATGTGCAAGCCCCATCGATGTCCCCATATTGCTTATACTGGCAACATTTGTGTTTATTGCCCTGGAGGTCCCGATTCCGACTTCGAGTACAGCACACAGTCTTATACTGGCTATGAACCTACCTCGATGCGAGCGATTCGTGCACGATACGATCCTTTTGAGCAGGCTCGAGGACGTGTTGACCAGCTCAAGTCTCTTGGCCATTCTGTCGACAAAGTTGAGTACATCATCATGGGAGGAACTTTCATGTCTCTTTCTGAGTCATACCGCGAGGAGTTTATTGCTCAGCTTCACAATGCTCTTAGTGGATATCAAACGAccaatgttgatgaggcCGTGGAGGCTGGCGAGATGAGCAACATCAAGTGTGTCGGAATTACAATCGAGACACGACCTGATTATTGTCTGCAGCCTCATCTTTCCGACATGTTGCGATATGGCTGCACACGACTTGAGGTTGGAGTGCAGTCATTGTATGAGGATGTCGCGCGAGACTCCAACCGAGGACACACAGTCGCCGCAGTCGCAGAGACGTTCTGCCTCGCGAAGGACGCTGGTTACAAGGTTGTTAGCCACATGATGCCTGATTTGCCAAACGTTGGCATGGAGCGCGATATCGATCAGTTCAGGGAGTACTTTGAGAATCCTGCTTTCCGAACCGACGGCCTCAAGATTTATCCCACCCTGGTCATTCGAGGTACAGGTCTGTACGAACTGTGGAGGACAGGGCGATACCAGAATTACACCCCCAATGGCCTGATCGACCTCATCGCGAGAATCATGGCTCTCATTCCTCCTTGGACCCGTATCTACCGTGTTCAGCGCGACATTCCCATGCCCCTGGTCACATCTGGAGTCGAGAATGGTAACCTACGCGAACTGGCACTTGCTCGAATGAAGGACTTTGGAACAACCTGCCGAGATGTACGGACACGAGAAGTTGGAGtgaatgagatcaagaacaagatacGACCTAACCAAATTGAGCTGGTTCGACGAGATTACGTCGCCAACGGCGGTTGGGAGACTTTCCTGGCCTATGAGGACCCCAAGCAAGACATCCTTGTTGCTCTACTTCGATTGCGAAAGTGTACCGAGAAGTACACGTACCGAGAGGAGCTTACAGGCCAGCCTACAAGTATGGTGCGAGAGCTTCACGTTTACGGGACAGCTGTACCAGTTCACGCTCGCGATCCCCGCAAGTTCCAGCACCAGGGTTTCGGTACCCTTCTGatggaggaggctgagaGGATTGCGATTGAGGAGCACGGCAGCGACAAGATCAGTGTTATTTCTGGTGTTGGAGTGAGAAGCTACTacaagaa